AGCCCTGCAAATGAGTTATCTATACTTACATGATAAGCGTATTTAAGGGCTGATTTTTTACCAACACCTGGAAGCTTACTAAAAGCTTCTACAAGTTCATCAAATTTAGAACTCATCACTTTTTAAAAAGCCCCTTTTTTGGAGTAGGAAGTTCGCAAGCCAACATAGCATCTCTATCAAATATCACGCAGAAATTATGCCTACCATTACTGTAATAATAGTCAAGATAGAATTTATGCATATCGCAAATTCTGTCTATTATGTATAGCCCAAGCCCCATACCCGTTGTTTTTTCATCTTTATTTCTAACAAAAGCTTGTTTATAGTGTTCAATACCCATCGGAAGTGGGTTTCCTAAATTTGATATAAGAATTTGCTCTTTTGAACACACTATATCAACTTTTTTATCGCTTGAGTATTTTAAGGCGTTATCGATTAGGTTTTTAATGGCTAAAGTAAACATCTGAAAATCAACATTTAAAATAATATCATCTTTGTACTCTACATTTATATGCTTTTCCCAATCATCAAGCATAAGCATGTCTCTTGCTTGTTCGATGATAAGACTAAAGTGATACTCTTCAAAATTTATGGTGTAGGATTTTGAAAGGAGTTGTTCAATTTTAGCAAATTCGTTAATTAAAATTTCTAAACGCTCAAAGATATTTATGAGGCGTTTTTTTTGAAGCTCATCATCAAGCATCTCTGATACTATTCTGCCTTTTCCAATCGGGGTTTTAAGCTCATGCATTATGGTTCTTAAAAAAAGCTGCCTAGAGCGGACTAGCTCTTTGATTTTAACTACAGCTTTATCAAATTCAGCCGCAACTTGTGCTATTTCATCATTTCCTTCTACATTTAGGCTAGCTGTTTCTAGATTTCCAGTTGCAAATTTCTTTATGTTGTTGTTAAGCCTTTTTAGTGGTTCAAGACTTTTCACAACTGAAAAATATAGCGAAGATAGTAAAATAATCGTGATAAAAAACCCTATCCAAAGTGGATCGTTTATATTTTTAGTGCCAGTTCCACCAAGAAGTAAGGTGGTATTTTGGTTGTTTATATGTAAGTATATGTTGTTTTGATACTGAAGTGAAGTTAACTCACCAAGTGGACTTGCGTTATTAAATAAAATTTTGCCACTTGTTAGAACATTTGATGCTAAATTTTTATCTTCAACTATGTACATATTAAAGTTACTAAAATACTGTTTTGTATCGTTAGGTGGCATGCCTCTTTGGTATAGCCCAAGTAGATAATTTATAGAGTTGGATTGAGAAATTTTCATCCTATCTATGGCGTCGTTTATCTGAATTTTGCCAAATGTTGCAAAAAGCATACAAACAAGTGCAAAAACGATAACAAAAACGACGCTAATCTTCGTACTAAGTGAGTATCTCATCCTAAAAGCTTATATCCAATTCCACGAACTGAGAATATATGTGTTGGGGCTTTTGAGTTATCGCCAATCTTAGCTCTTAAGCGACCAATGATTACATCAAGACTTTTTGAGTCTTTGTCTTTTAGGCTCTTGCAGTGATATACGAGTTGCTCTCTTGACACAGAAAAGCTATGCTGTTTTATAAGATACTCTAAAATTTCATACTCAGCTGGAGTTAGGGTTAAAGGCTCGTTGTGAAAGTAAATCTCATGTCTTCTCTCATCAACTCTAAATGCGCTATCAACTACTTCTTCTTGAGCTTCTGCTGTTTTTTTGTAGCGTCTAATAAGGCTCATTATCCTAGCGTGCATCTCTTTTGGATCGTATGGTTTTGGCATATAATCATCAGCACCTATTTGTAAACCCACAACTCTATCTGCTACATCGCTTCTTGCTGAGCTTATTATGATAGGAATATCATATTTTTCTCTTATCTCTTTACAAACTTCTAGTCCATTCATTCCAGGAAGAGTCAGATCTAAAATAAGCAAATCATAGTTTTTAACCCCGGCACTTAGTCCAAGATATGGATCTTCATAATTTGTAATCTTTATGTTGTATTTGATTAGATATTCAGATAAAATTTGTGCAAACTCACCATCATCTTCGATCATTAAAACATTTATCATATTAAAGTCCTTTCATTTTTTTGCTACCATTATATCTAAAATTTAGTAAAGTTTTAGCGTCATTTTAATATTTTTAGGTAGAATTCAGGTTTAATATAAAAAATGGAGATATAGATTTGAGTGATTACTATGAAATTTTGGGTGTAGCTAGAGATGCAAGTAGTGATGAGATAAAAAAGGCTTTTAGAAGACTTGCTTTACAGTACCACCCAGATAGAAATCAAGGCGATAAAGAAGCAGAGCGTAAATTTAAAGAGATAAATGAGGCATATCAGTGCTTATGTGATGAACAAAAGCGAGCAATGTATGATAGATATGGCAAAGACGGTCTAAATATGGGCGGCTTTGGCGGCGGATTTAGTGGCTTTGAAGATATTGATTTAGGAGATATATTTAGTTCATTTTTTGGAGATGGATTTGGCTCAAGAAGTGGCTCAAGAAGCAAAAGTGTTGATAACTATCCATTAGACATTGAAATAGCTATAGTTGTTGATTTTAAAGATGCTGTATTTGGTGTAGAAAAAGAGCTAAACTATAAAAGAAAAGTTCCTTGCCAAAGCTGTAATGGTACTGGGGGAGAAAAGCAAACTTGCCAAACTTGTGGCGGAAGAGGTCAAATAAGCCAAAAAAGAGGCTTTATGAGTTTTGTTCAAACCTGCCCACATTGCCATGGACAAGGTGAAATCTTAAAGACAAAATGCTCATCTTGTAATGGTAAAAGCTACAAAGAAGAAGAAGTTAACTTTAAATTTGATATACCAAAAGGTGTTGATAATGGTATAAAAATAAGACTTGCTGATAAAGGAAATTTATCTAAAAGTGGCGATTATGGAGATTTATATATCGCTATAAGAGTCAAAGATAGTGATAAATTTGTAAGAGATGGTGATAATGTGTATGTTGAGGTTCCAATTTTTATAACTCAAGCTATGCTTGGTGAGACTGTATCTATCCCAACACTTTATGGAACAAAAGAGTTAAAACTTAAAGTTGGTACGGCTGATAAAGAGCAGTTTATTATAGAAGGTGAGGGCATAGAAAATATTAGAACTAAGAAAAAGGGAAATCTAATAGCACAAGTTACAATTAAGATGCCTAAAAAACTAGATGCTAATCAAGAAAAACTTATAAAAGAGCTACAATCAAGCTTTGGTATAAAAAGCGATGAGACTATAAAACAAGAGGACGGTTTTTTTGATAGAGTAAAAGCTAAATTTAAAAAGTAGCTAGCCTTTTAAATTTAGGCTAGCTTATCTGTCTATTTAAAAAATTTACCTATTTTTTCAAATAGTAATTTTTCAGATATAGGTTTAGTAAGAAAATCAGTTGCCCCTTTGCTAAATGCTTCTTTTTTAGTCGTCTCATCTGTAGTAAGAACAATTACTGGGATATTAACGATTTTTTCTTTTACTTGAACATTATCTAAAAATTCAAGCCCATTCATAACAGGCATAACTATATCTAGAAGTATAAGACCAATGTCGCTTCTTTCTGTTAGAGTATTTAAAGCTTCAAGTCCATTTGAAGCTTTAATAATCTCACTAACGCCACCATGCTTTTTAAGAAAAGTTTCAACCAATTTTATATTTATAAAATCATCATCAATTACAAGTACATTCATTTTTTCATCCTAAATATATTTTTTAGCTAATTTTTCTAGCTCTGATTTGCTGATCTTGTTTTCGATCACCTGAGTTGCTCTACCTTCAAATAAGGATGCTTCTTCGCTCTTGGCAAAAACAACTATATTTGTTGTTTCTTTAACAGAGTTTCTTATTTCATCTATATTAAAGTTAGGAACTTTAGAGTCAACTAGTATTAAACTGTAGTCATTAGCTGCTATAAGTTCTTTTAGTTCAGATATAGTTGAAGCTGTATCAACGCTACTAGTAATCTGCCTAAGTATAGTGCCAAATATCTTATTTTCTAAGCTACTTTTTTTAGATATTAAGATATCTTTTTGTGCTAAATTTTTAGACATTTCTATATTTGGGTTAGCTTCTATTTTTGGTTCTATAGTTGCTTCTACCATAGGTTTTTTAGCAACATCTTTTTTAACCACCTTAGGTCTTTGAACGACAACTTGTTTTTTAACAGTAACTGGTTTTTTAACCTTTTTAATAACCGTTTTAGGAACTTTTTTAATGACCTTTCTTTTAACTTTTTGTTTTGTCATTGCTGGCTTATCGCCACTAACCATCTTCTCAGGTATAAACATAGCTAACATATCGCCAAGAATCTCTTTTTTGATAGGTTTTGTGCAATACTCATCAAGACCTTGAGACATAAATCTCTCTCTATCACCCTTAAGAGCATTGGCTGTAACTGCAACTATTGGAACATGTTTATTACCTGTTTCGGCTTCCCATTGTTTAATTTGTTTAGTTGCTTCCACTCCATCCATAACAGGCATTGCGATATCCATAAATATAATATCAAAGTCTTTTTCTTTTCTTTGTTCAAGAGCTAATTGACCATTTTCAACTATTGTTAGGGTTAGACCAAAACTACTTAGGGTGTGTTTAATTAGTTTTTGGTTAATCTCATTGTCTTCAGCTACTAACACGTTTGCATTGTAGGTAACCTGTCCAGGTTTAGCTGTTATTGTAGTAGTAGATGGAACCTCTATCTCTTCTTCTATCTCTACTTCTTGATCTTCATACTCAGTAACTTCCTCATCAACTTCAACATATTCAGTAACCTCTTGCTCTACAATCTCATCAACCATTATAGTTTCTTCTTCTTGACTATCTTGAGGCTCATCAATAGTATCCATTGTAACAGATGGTGTGTTGTCTAAAATAATCCTATTATCTATTGTATCATCTTCTAAAGCAATGCTACTATCTGGAGTGATTGTATCATCTAAAGCTACAGTATCATCAAGAGTTATAGTTTCTAACTCTTCAGGCTCAGCTAGGGCTATTTCATCATCTAATTTTATTGTAGAATAAGGCTCCTCTTTTGGTGCTTCTACTACAGGCTCTTGAGTTGCTTTCTCAGTTATCTTTAGTCCAGTATCAGGCTCTTTTATTTCCTCAACTATCTCTTTAGATACAGGCTCCTCTTCTAAAATCACCTCCTCTTCTTTAGGTATTAAAGTTTCCTCAGCTGGTTGTTGATGTGATTTTTGTTGAAGTATAGCTCTTAAATCGCTTATTGAATCGCTATTTGTTTCTACTTTTGGGGCTTCTTTTACTGCTGGTTTTGGTGTATCAGCTACTGCGTTGTTTATTTGTGCAGGTTGAACCTGTTTTATATTTCCCTGCTTTGAAATTCTATCAACTAGTTTGATAATTTTAGAAGAGTTAACAGGTTTTGCCATAGTAAATATATTTTCACTATTTTCTATATTTAGGGCCTGCAGCTCTCTTAGATCAGCAATTATTACCGTTGGTATAATTCCACTTCTTTCAACTAGTGGATAGTTCTTAAGTCTTACAAGCGTTATATCAAATTTATCAGCTGAAATTTGAGAATCATTTGGCAGCATTGTAAGATCTGCTTCCATGTATGTTAGATAGCTCTTTATTATTTGGTTAAAAGCACTATTGCTATCGTCAGTAACTAGAGCAAATCTTTTTCCTTTAATTGGGGCATATATCGCGTGTCCATTAAGTTTTTTGGTCTCTTTAAATGATAGTGTAAAGAAGAACTCTGTGCCTTCTCCAACATTTGATGTAACTTCAAGTTGTCCACCCATCATAGATACATATTTAGATGAAATTGTAAGACCTAGACCCGTACCACCATACTGCCTTGTAACGGTTGAATCAGCTTGTGAGAATGCACTAAAAATTTTACCCAGTTTATCTTTTTCAATACCAACACCAGTATCTTTTACGCTAAAGTGAATAATAGCTTCGCCTTCTATATCAGATGGTTTTCTTCTAATATCAACAAGAATACTCTGTCCTTCCGGTGTAAATTTAACAGCATTGCTTAGAAGGTTAATTATAACTTCTTTGATTTTAGTAATATCGCCATATAGATGGTTAACAAGACTTGGATCGATATATGATAAAAACTCAATACTCTTTTCACTTGCTTTAGCAGCATAAACTTCTA
The sequence above is a segment of the Campylobacter corcagiensis genome. Coding sequences within it:
- the dnaJ gene encoding molecular chaperone DnaJ; this encodes MSDYYEILGVARDASSDEIKKAFRRLALQYHPDRNQGDKEAERKFKEINEAYQCLCDEQKRAMYDRYGKDGLNMGGFGGGFSGFEDIDLGDIFSSFFGDGFGSRSGSRSKSVDNYPLDIEIAIVVDFKDAVFGVEKELNYKRKVPCQSCNGTGGEKQTCQTCGGRGQISQKRGFMSFVQTCPHCHGQGEILKTKCSSCNGKSYKEEEVNFKFDIPKGVDNGIKIRLADKGNLSKSGDYGDLYIAIRVKDSDKFVRDGDNVYVEVPIFITQAMLGETVSIPTLYGTKELKLKVGTADKEQFIIEGEGIENIRTKKKGNLIAQVTIKMPKKLDANQEKLIKELQSSFGIKSDETIKQEDGFFDRVKAKFKK
- a CDS encoding ArsS family sensor histidine kinase, with translation MRYSLSTKISVVFVIVFALVCMLFATFGKIQINDAIDRMKISQSNSINYLLGLYQRGMPPNDTKQYFSNFNMYIVEDKNLASNVLTSGKILFNNASPLGELTSLQYQNNIYLHINNQNTTLLLGGTGTKNINDPLWIGFFITIILLSSLYFSVVKSLEPLKRLNNNIKKFATGNLETASLNVEGNDEIAQVAAEFDKAVVKIKELVRSRQLFLRTIMHELKTPIGKGRIVSEMLDDELQKKRLINIFERLEILINEFAKIEQLLSKSYTINFEEYHFSLIIEQARDMLMLDDWEKHINVEYKDDIILNVDFQMFTLAIKNLIDNALKYSSDKKVDIVCSKEQILISNLGNPLPMGIEHYKQAFVRNKDEKTTGMGLGLYIIDRICDMHKFYLDYYYSNGRHNFCVIFDRDAMLACELPTPKKGLFKK
- a CDS encoding response regulator transcription factor; amino-acid sequence: MINVLMIEDDGEFAQILSEYLIKYNIKITNYEDPYLGLSAGVKNYDLLILDLTLPGMNGLEVCKEIREKYDIPIIISSARSDVADRVVGLQIGADDYMPKPYDPKEMHARIMSLIRRYKKTAEAQEEVVDSAFRVDERRHEIYFHNEPLTLTPAEYEILEYLIKQHSFSVSREQLVYHCKSLKDKDSKSLDVIIGRLRAKIGDNSKAPTHIFSVRGIGYKLLG
- a CDS encoding response regulator, coding for MNVLVIDDDFINIKLVETFLKKHGGVSEIIKASNGLEALNTLTERSDIGLILLDIVMPVMNGLEFLDNVQVKEKIVNIPVIVLTTDETTKKEAFSKGATDFLTKPISEKLLFEKIGKFFK
- a CDS encoding ATP-binding protein; the protein is MRLTTTTLLKLIAYIPIFIIILVVSLYFYSSLKSYQDANELTTRLEINKAAQEFVRQLGSERGISSIYASSEGRFNIQEILKIQREKTDSEIKNLNSYIANYSSRGGFVDKMLSFISKNEFPSEILQIQTLANQIGQVRANIDSISVPFDQIFEEYFLKIDNLYSQYLQNLQSYSTTPQIAAIASNLILSHDSDQASAYERDYVLMALSKGGAVPPANMEQWYKISAKSSLPSFTTLPESEAKSKVLALLNNPDSQYIITNSNFLNVKLQQEAITGDFTASVMEWFAVASDKVKLSGELTKIIDAELANITNEYKSVIQRQLGIAALVTIIAILLFVVASRIIRNFQQNIKELDSVLGGIGQISGQNLDIDLNTSDGITRAYSVIQDAIDVIATQKESAEEANKAKSIFLANMSHEIRTPLNGIIGFTELLKNTELDDEKRDYVETIEKSSENLLTIINNILDVSKIESNKVELEDILFEPINDFEGAIEVYAAKASEKSIEFLSYIDPSLVNHLYGDITKIKEVIINLLSNAVKFTPEGQSILVDIRRKPSDIEGEAIIHFSVKDTGVGIEKDKLGKIFSAFSQADSTVTRQYGGTGLGLTISSKYVSMMGGQLEVTSNVGEGTEFFFTLSFKETKKLNGHAIYAPIKGKRFALVTDDSNSAFNQIIKSYLTYMEADLTMLPNDSQISADKFDITLVRLKNYPLVERSGIIPTVIIADLRELQALNIENSENIFTMAKPVNSSKIIKLVDRISKQGNIKQVQPAQINNAVADTPKPAVKEAPKVETNSDSISDLRAILQQKSHQQPAEETLIPKEEEVILEEEPVSKEIVEEIKEPDTGLKITEKATQEPVVEAPKEEPYSTIKLDDEIALAEPEELETITLDDTVALDDTITPDSSIALEDDTIDNRIILDNTPSVTMDTIDEPQDSQEEETIMVDEIVEQEVTEYVEVDEEVTEYEDQEVEIEEEIEVPSTTTITAKPGQVTYNANVLVAEDNEINQKLIKHTLSSFGLTLTIVENGQLALEQRKEKDFDIIFMDIAMPVMDGVEATKQIKQWEAETGNKHVPIVAVTANALKGDRERFMSQGLDEYCTKPIKKEILGDMLAMFIPEKMVSGDKPAMTKQKVKRKVIKKVPKTVIKKVKKPVTVKKQVVVQRPKVVKKDVAKKPMVEATIEPKIEANPNIEMSKNLAQKDILISKKSSLENKIFGTILRQITSSVDTASTISELKELIAANDYSLILVDSKVPNFNIDEIRNSVKETTNIVVFAKSEEASLFEGRATQVIENKISKSELEKLAKKYI